The following are encoded in a window of Chloroflexaceae bacterium genomic DNA:
- the acpP gene encoding acyl carrier protein: MQSADIEERLRKIVAEQLGVDETQVVPGASFAKDLKADSLDLVELIMSIEEEFDIEISDEDAEKIETVQDALDYLAAHPAIQQ; encoded by the coding sequence ATGCAATCAGCCGATATCGAAGAGCGCCTGCGCAAGATTGTCGCCGAACAACTCGGCGTTGATGAAACGCAGGTGGTGCCCGGCGCCTCGTTTGCCAAGGATCTCAAAGCTGATTCGCTCGACCTGGTGGAACTGATCATGTCCATCGAGGAAGAGTTCGATATCGAAATCAGTGATGAGGACGCCGAAAAGATCGAGACGGTTCAGGACGCGCTGGATTACCTCGCGGCGCATCCCGCAATTCAGCAGTAG
- the nusB gene encoding transcription antitermination factor NusB, whose product MASLRHRVRIAALQILFEVDATDHPIDVVYERRLEEEAFTADGERFLRNLVFGVWEHRSYLDRIIEEAAPNWPITQMPGVDKAILRIALYELLVDDIERTPVKAVINEAVELAKQFGSDNSSRFVNGVLGTVVMRYRPHAGES is encoded by the coding sequence TTGGCTAGCCTGCGTCATCGGGTTCGCATTGCCGCGTTGCAGATCCTCTTCGAGGTGGACGCTACCGACCACCCGATTGACGTGGTCTACGAGCGCCGCCTCGAAGAGGAAGCCTTCACCGCCGATGGCGAACGATTTCTGCGCAATCTGGTCTTTGGCGTCTGGGAGCATCGCTCCTATCTTGATCGGATCATTGAGGAGGCGGCTCCAAACTGGCCCATCACGCAGATGCCCGGCGTGGATAAGGCGATCCTGCGCATTGCGCTCTACGAGTTGCTGGTGGACGATATCGAGCGCACGCCGGTGAAGGCGGTGATCAATGAGGCCGTGGAACTGGCCAAGCAGTTCGGCAGCGATAATTCCAGCCGCTTCGTGAATGGCGTCCTCGGCACGGTGGTGATGCGTTATCGCCCTCATGCCGGGGAGTCGTAA